One segment of Polaribacter huanghezhanensis DNA contains the following:
- the ftsH gene encoding ATP-dependent zinc metalloprotease FtsH, translating into MSDSKNSNKKNTPKFNFYWVYGAIFVLILAFQFLNSGDAASKNISTNKFNEVLNSNDIKQIVIVNRSNAQIYLTEKALNKEAYKKYKKTTVFNQKAPAFSYDFGDLQNFENQLTEAKKTHNLDFDQKNIEQTSFMDQIFAFLPFIILIAIWLFFMKRMSGGGAGGGGGGQIFNIGKSKAKLFDKDTKVKTTFKDVAGLEGAKEEVQEIVDFLKNPEKYTALGGKIPKGALLVGLPGTGKTLLAKAVAGEAGVPFFSLSGSDFVEMFVGVGASRVRDLFKQAAHKSPSIIFIDEIDAIGRARGKNSMTGGNDERENTLNQLLTEMDGFGTDVNVIVLAATNRADVLDKALLRAGRFDRQIYVDLPDINERQAIFEVHIKPLKLAENVNIEFLAQQTPGFSGADIANMCNEAALIAARTDKKAIEHQDFLDAVDRIVGGLEKKNKVITPKEKKTIAYHEAGHATVSWMLEHAAPLVKVTIVPRGQSLGAAWYLPAERMIVQTEQMLDEMCATLGGRAAEKIVFDKISTGALSDLEKVTKQARAMVTVYGLNEEVGNITYYDSSGNDAFVKPYSEETAKKIDKEISKMIEAQYIRAIELLKNNKEKLTILAELLLEKEVIFKDDLMKIFGKRPFEEEEIIRKEIVIDGEETDKKEE; encoded by the coding sequence ATGAGTGATTCTAAAAATAGCAATAAAAAAAACACACCTAAGTTTAACTTTTACTGGGTTTACGGAGCAATATTTGTTCTTATACTAGCGTTTCAGTTTTTAAATTCTGGTGATGCTGCTTCTAAAAATATTTCAACAAATAAATTCAATGAAGTTTTAAATAGCAATGATATTAAACAAATTGTTATTGTTAACAGAAGTAATGCGCAAATCTACCTTACCGAAAAAGCGTTAAACAAAGAAGCGTATAAAAAATATAAAAAGACAACCGTTTTTAATCAGAAAGCACCTGCTTTTTCTTATGATTTTGGTGATTTACAAAATTTTGAAAATCAACTTACTGAGGCTAAAAAAACGCACAATTTAGATTTTGATCAAAAAAATATAGAACAAACAAGTTTTATGGATCAAATTTTCGCCTTCTTACCATTCATTATTTTAATCGCAATTTGGTTGTTCTTTATGAAGAGAATGTCTGGAGGCGGAGCTGGCGGAGGCGGTGGTGGTCAGATTTTTAATATTGGCAAGTCTAAAGCAAAACTTTTTGACAAAGACACCAAAGTAAAAACTACTTTTAAAGATGTTGCTGGTTTAGAAGGTGCAAAAGAAGAAGTGCAAGAGATTGTAGACTTCTTAAAAAACCCAGAAAAATATACTGCTTTAGGAGGTAAAATACCAAAAGGTGCCTTATTAGTTGGACTACCTGGAACAGGAAAAACATTATTAGCAAAAGCCGTTGCTGGTGAAGCTGGCGTTCCTTTCTTCTCTTTATCAGGGTCAGATTTTGTAGAAATGTTTGTTGGAGTTGGAGCTTCTCGTGTTAGAGATTTATTTAAACAAGCTGCACATAAGTCGCCTTCAATCATTTTTATTGATGAAATTGATGCGATTGGTAGAGCTCGTGGTAAAAACAGTATGACTGGCGGAAACGATGAGCGTGAAAACACTTTAAATCAACTTTTAACAGAAATGGATGGTTTTGGAACTGATGTAAATGTTATTGTACTTGCTGCAACAAACAGAGCAGATGTTTTAGACAAAGCATTATTGCGTGCTGGTCGTTTTGATAGGCAAATTTATGTTGATTTACCAGATATTAATGAACGTCAAGCAATTTTTGAAGTACATATAAAACCTTTAAAACTTGCTGAAAATGTAAATATTGAATTTTTAGCACAGCAAACTCCAGGTTTTTCTGGAGCTGATATTGCAAATATGTGTAACGAAGCTGCTTTAATTGCTGCAAGAACTGATAAAAAAGCTATTGAACATCAAGATTTCTTAGATGCCGTAGATAGAATTGTTGGTGGTTTAGAAAAGAAGAATAAAGTAATCACCCCAAAAGAAAAGAAAACAATTGCATATCACGAAGCTGGTCATGCAACCGTTAGCTGGATGTTAGAACACGCAGCTCCTTTGGTAAAAGTTACCATTGTACCAAGAGGACAATCTTTAGGTGCAGCTTGGTATTTACCTGCAGAAAGAATGATTGTTCAAACAGAACAAATGCTTGATGAAATGTGTGCTACTTTAGGCGGAAGAGCTGCCGAAAAAATTGTTTTTGATAAAATTTCTACTGGAGCTTTAAGTGATTTAGAAAAAGTAACGAAGCAAGCAAGAGCAATGGTAACGGTTTATGGTTTAAATGAAGAAGTAGGAAACATTACCTATTATGATTCTTCGGGTAACGATGCTTTTGTAAAACCTTATAGCGAAGAAACTGCTAAAAAAATTGATAAAGAAATTTCTAAAATGATAGAAGCTCAGTACATTAGAGCTATTGAATTGTTAAAAAATAATAAAGAAAAATTAACTATTTTAGCGGAGTTATTATTAGAAAAAGAAGTCATCTTTAAAGATGACTTAATGAAAATATTTGGAAAAAGACCTTTTGAAGAAGAAGAAATAATAAGAAAAGAAATTGTTATAGACGGAGAAGAAACAGATAAAAAAGAAGAATAA
- a CDS encoding LUD domain-containing protein codes for MSFFKKVFKLSSETSEDKLAKQQEVNLSLDDSFVHYFLEKGGKFLYCTKKDEIEFHLHNIIKENGWNELVCLDKKLNELIKKTDIISKSDINYSAPFFTTCEHLIADNGDILFSSNQIRSKRLASLSEHFIVYATTSQLVKNTGEGLTGIKINFKGNIPTNISAVKNYSLQKKDDNFLNYGNSNSKNLYLLLYEDL; via the coding sequence ATGAGTTTTTTTAAAAAGGTATTTAAATTATCATCAGAAACATCTGAAGATAAATTGGCGAAACAACAAGAAGTCAATTTATCTTTGGATGATTCTTTTGTACACTATTTCTTAGAAAAAGGCGGTAAATTTTTATACTGTACAAAGAAAGACGAAATTGAATTTCACTTACATAATATCATCAAAGAAAATGGTTGGAATGAATTAGTTTGTTTAGATAAAAAACTAAATGAACTAATAAAAAAAACAGACATTATTAGCAAATCTGATATTAATTATTCTGCTCCCTTTTTTACAACTTGCGAACATTTAATTGCAGACAACGGAGATATTCTTTTTTCTTCAAATCAAATACGAAGCAAAAGACTTGCATCACTTTCAGAGCACTTTATCGTCTACGCAACTACAAGTCAATTAGTTAAAAACACCGGAGAAGGTTTAACGGGAATTAAAATCAATTTTAAAGGCAATATCCCAACAAATATTAGTGCCGTTAAAAATTATTCTTTGCAAAAAAAGGATGATAATTTCTTAAATTACGGCAACAGTAATTCAAAAAACTTATATTTGCTGTTGTATGAAGATTTATAA
- a CDS encoding phosphatidate cytidylyltransferase, with amino-acid sequence MKIYKMSPLLTRSLSGIVYVTIFLSAVLFSKFTFIALVSIFAICCIFEFHKLILFKNVMPYIVFIGLTFFLVRNPTSKIIIPILALTLLASLQLIYRLYSKTKLQSSRLAEKLDISIRYIVFSFCLLILLPYQNGEYESLILISILILIWVNDSFAFLVGKNFGKNKLFQSVSPKKTIEGFIGGVLFSIIASVIIAYKTELYSVLDWVIIALITSIIGSIGDLVESNFKRHAAVKDSGNIMPGHGGLLDRLDSLIFAIPFLYLYIHYII; translated from the coding sequence ATGAAGATTTATAAAATGAGTCCCTTGTTAACCAGAAGCCTATCTGGTATCGTTTATGTCACTATCTTTTTAAGTGCTGTTCTTTTTTCAAAATTTACTTTTATAGCTTTAGTTTCTATCTTTGCTATCTGTTGTATTTTTGAGTTTCACAAGCTTATTTTATTCAAAAATGTGATGCCATATATTGTTTTTATTGGACTTACTTTTTTTTTAGTCCGCAATCCAACTAGCAAAATTATAATTCCTATACTCGCATTAACTCTATTAGCTTCTTTACAACTCATTTACAGACTGTATTCTAAAACCAAGTTACAATCTTCTAGGTTAGCAGAAAAACTAGATATTTCAATTAGATATATCGTCTTTTCATTTTGTCTTTTAATCTTATTACCTTATCAAAATGGCGAATATGAATCTCTTATCTTAATAAGTATTTTAATTCTTATTTGGGTGAATGATAGTTTTGCTTTCTTAGTTGGAAAAAACTTTGGAAAGAACAAGCTTTTTCAAAGTGTTTCGCCCAAAAAAACAATTGAAGGTTTTATAGGAGGTGTATTATTCTCTATTATTGCTAGTGTAATTATCGCATATAAAACAGAACTTTATTCGGTTTTAGACTGGGTAATCATCGCTTTAATTACTTCTATTATTGGCTCGATTGGCGATTTGGTAGAATCAAATTTTAAAAGACACGCTGCTGTAAAAGACAGTGGCAACATTATGCCAGGTCATGGTGGCTTATTAGATCGATTAGATAGTTTAATCTTTGCGATTCCTTTCTTATATTTGTATATACATTATATTATTTAA
- a CDS encoding phosphatidylserine decarboxylase family protein, whose translation MFHKEGFKIITITSLIIVAGILLADKFIEISWLQKAIQITLIFLFIIVLQFFRNPRRNTAINDGQIIAPVDGKVVVIEEVFEPEFFKDKRIQVSIFMSPLNVHVTRYALSGIVKYSKYHPGKYLVAWHPKASTENERTTIVIENNVFGQVLYRQIAGALARRIVNYAKEGHEVVQGADAGFIKFGSRVDLFLPLNTKIDVKIGDKVKGGEQIVAHT comes from the coding sequence ATGTTTCACAAAGAAGGATTTAAAATTATTACAATAACATCTTTAATTATTGTAGCTGGAATCTTATTAGCAGATAAATTTATTGAGATTTCTTGGTTGCAAAAAGCAATTCAAATTACATTAATTTTCCTATTTATAATTGTACTTCAGTTCTTTAGAAATCCAAGAAGAAATACTGCTATTAACGATGGTCAAATTATTGCTCCGGTTGATGGAAAAGTTGTTGTAATTGAAGAAGTTTTTGAACCAGAATTTTTTAAAGACAAAAGAATACAAGTTTCTATTTTTATGTCTCCTTTAAACGTACACGTTACACGTTATGCGTTAAGCGGAATTGTTAAGTACAGCAAATATCATCCAGGAAAATATTTAGTTGCTTGGCATCCAAAAGCATCTACAGAAAACGAAAGAACTACAATAGTTATAGAAAACAACGTTTTTGGTCAAGTTTTATATAGGCAGATTGCAGGAGCATTAGCTAGAAGAATTGTAAATTATGCTAAAGAAGGACACGAAGTGGTTCAAGGAGCAGATGCTGGTTTTATTAAATTTGGTTCGAGAGTAGATTTATTTTTACCTTTAAATACTAAAATTGATGTAAAAATTGGCGATAAAGTAAAAGGTGGAGAACAAATTGTTGCACATACATAA